One part of the Musa acuminata AAA Group cultivar baxijiao chromosome BXJ1-5, Cavendish_Baxijiao_AAA, whole genome shotgun sequence genome encodes these proteins:
- the LOC103985361 gene encoding glycosyltransferase BC10 isoform X2 — protein sequence MIAQAWLPGTNDPKIMPASRHRAPSRRPLWILAPILLVCMALVALYVHPLQRYSACYFFSSSVCSLKEWLPPVHTRVYNDDELAARVVIRDILLMPAVESKNPKIAFMFLTPGSLPFEKLWEKFFLGHGDKFSIYVHASREKPLHISSLFVGKEIRSEKVAWGKISMVDAEKRLLANALQDIDNQHFVLLSDSCVPLHKFDYIYNYLLGINVSFIDGFKDPGPHGAGRYSEHMLPEIEKEDFRKGAQWFSIKRQHAVLILADSVYYTKFKLYCRPRMEGRNCYSDEHYLPTLFHMVDPGGIANWSVTHVDWSEGKWHPKAYRARDVTFDLLKNIIKVVQRRPCLWNGMKRPCYLFARKFYPEALNSLMHLLSNFTII from the exons ATGATAGCGCAGGCATGGTTGCCAGGCactaatgacccaaaaatcatgccTGCCTCACGCCACAGAGCCCCCTCAAGAAGGCCTTTATGGATCCTTGCTCCGATATTGTTGGTATGCATGGCACTGGTTGCACTATACGTCCATCCACTCCAGCGTTATTCGGCATGCTACTTCTTCTCATCCAGTGTCTGTAGCCTCAAAGAGTGGCTTCCGCCTGTGCACACTAGGGTTTATAATGATGATGAGCTTGCTGCTCGTGTTGTGATCAGAGACATTCTATTGATGCCAGCTGTTGAGTCAAAGAATCCTAAGATTGCGTTCATGTTCCTGACACCAGGTTCACTGCCCTTTGAAAAGCTCTGGGAGAAGTTCTTCCTG GGCCATGGAGACAAATTTTCTATTTATGTTCATGCGTCAAGGGAAAAACCACTACACATTAGTTCATTATTTGTTGGAAAGGAAATTCGCAGTGAAAAG GTGGCCTGGGGAAAAATTTCTATGGTTGATGCAGAAAAGAGGTTGTTGGCAAATGCACTCCAAGATATTGATAATCAGCATTTTGTTTTACTCTCGGACAG TTGCGTGCCACTCCACAAATTTGATTATATATACAACTATTTGTTGGGTATAAATGTCAGTTTTATCGACGG TTTTAAAGATCCTGGCCCTCATGGAGCAGGCAGATATTCTGAACATATGTTGCCTGAGATTGAAAAGGAAGATTTCAGGAAAGGTGCACAG TGGTTCTCAATCAAGCGGCAGCACGCTGTGCTAATTCTAGCTGACAGTGTTTACTATACAAAATTCAAGCTTTACTGCAGG CCACGAATGGAAGGACGCAATTGCTATTCTGATGAACATTATCTGCCAACTCTTTTCCAT ATGGTTGATCCTGGTGGAATTGCAAATTGGTCAGTTACCCATGTAGATTGGTCTGAAGGAAAATGGCATCCAAAGGCTTATAGGGCTCGGGATGTAACCTTTGATCTTTTGAAGAATATTATC AAAGTTGTTCAACGGAGACCATGTTTGTGGAATGGGATGAAGAGGCCATGCTATTTATTTGCCAGAAAATTTTATCCTGAAGCTCTCAATAGTTTGATGCATCTGCTCTCCAACTTCACGATCATTTAA
- the LOC103985361 gene encoding glycosyltransferase BC10 isoform X1, producing the protein MIAQAWLPGTNDPKIMPASRHRAPSRRPLWILAPILLVCMALVALYVHPLQRYSACYFFSSSVCSLKEWLPPVHTRVYNDDELAARVVIRDILLMPAVESKNPKIAFMFLTPGSLPFEKLWEKFFLGHGDKFSIYVHASREKPLHISSLFVGKEIRSEKVAWGKISMVDAEKRLLANALQDIDNQHFVLLSDSCVPLHKFDYIYNYLLGINVSFIDGFKDPGPHGAGRYSEHMLPEIEKEDFRKGAQWFSIKRQHAVLILADSVYYTKFKLYCRPRMEGRNCYSDEHYLPTLFHMVDPGGIANWSVTHVDWSEGKWHPKAYRARDVTFDLLKNIISIDESIHVTSDSKKVVQRRPCLWNGMKRPCYLFARKFYPEALNSLMHLLSNFTII; encoded by the exons ATGATAGCGCAGGCATGGTTGCCAGGCactaatgacccaaaaatcatgccTGCCTCACGCCACAGAGCCCCCTCAAGAAGGCCTTTATGGATCCTTGCTCCGATATTGTTGGTATGCATGGCACTGGTTGCACTATACGTCCATCCACTCCAGCGTTATTCGGCATGCTACTTCTTCTCATCCAGTGTCTGTAGCCTCAAAGAGTGGCTTCCGCCTGTGCACACTAGGGTTTATAATGATGATGAGCTTGCTGCTCGTGTTGTGATCAGAGACATTCTATTGATGCCAGCTGTTGAGTCAAAGAATCCTAAGATTGCGTTCATGTTCCTGACACCAGGTTCACTGCCCTTTGAAAAGCTCTGGGAGAAGTTCTTCCTG GGCCATGGAGACAAATTTTCTATTTATGTTCATGCGTCAAGGGAAAAACCACTACACATTAGTTCATTATTTGTTGGAAAGGAAATTCGCAGTGAAAAG GTGGCCTGGGGAAAAATTTCTATGGTTGATGCAGAAAAGAGGTTGTTGGCAAATGCACTCCAAGATATTGATAATCAGCATTTTGTTTTACTCTCGGACAG TTGCGTGCCACTCCACAAATTTGATTATATATACAACTATTTGTTGGGTATAAATGTCAGTTTTATCGACGG TTTTAAAGATCCTGGCCCTCATGGAGCAGGCAGATATTCTGAACATATGTTGCCTGAGATTGAAAAGGAAGATTTCAGGAAAGGTGCACAG TGGTTCTCAATCAAGCGGCAGCACGCTGTGCTAATTCTAGCTGACAGTGTTTACTATACAAAATTCAAGCTTTACTGCAGG CCACGAATGGAAGGACGCAATTGCTATTCTGATGAACATTATCTGCCAACTCTTTTCCAT ATGGTTGATCCTGGTGGAATTGCAAATTGGTCAGTTACCCATGTAGATTGGTCTGAAGGAAAATGGCATCCAAAGGCTTATAGGGCTCGGGATGTAACCTTTGATCTTTTGAAGAATATTATC TCTATTGATGAGAGCATTCATGTAACAAGCGATTCAAAG AAAGTTGTTCAACGGAGACCATGTTTGTGGAATGGGATGAAGAGGCCATGCTATTTATTTGCCAGAAAATTTTATCCTGAAGCTCTCAATAGTTTGATGCATCTGCTCTCCAACTTCACGATCATTTAA
- the LOC135675149 gene encoding protein SMALL AUXIN UP-REGULATED RNA 51-like produces MFFNLLFFSSSSLAFGFDHSIDCTAMGYSIRNPKIPAALFPLRTKKNAGRDSFRQSLLVDEPTNTAVPKGCMAVYVGDGMRRFVIPTSYLRLPAFRQLMEKVEEEFGFDQAGGLRIPCEEEDFQELLDALADSTPAKPKKKKKTLKSLVKMA; encoded by the coding sequence ATGTTCTTcaatctcctcttcttctcctcctcctccttggcttTTGGCTTTGATCACTCCATTGATTGCACTGCGATGGGTTACTCCATCCGGAATCCAAAGATCCCCGCAGCGCTGTTCCCCCTGAGAACAAAGAAGAACGCAGGGAGAGACAGCTTCAGACAGTCGTTGTTGGTGGACGAGCCGACGAACACGGCGGTGCCCAAGGGATGCATGGCGGTGTACGTGGGCGACGGCATGAGGCGCTTCGTGATCCCGACGAGCTACCTCCGCCTGCCGGCCTTCCGTCAGTTGATGGAGAAGGTGGAGGAGGAGTTCGGCTTCGACCAGGCCGGCGGTCTTCGGATCCCGTGCGAAGAGGAGGACTTCCAGGAGCTGCTCGACGCCTTGGCTGACTCCACGCCGGCCaagccgaagaagaagaagaagaccctcAAGAGCTTAGTGAAGATGGCATGA
- the LOC135674004 gene encoding auxin-induced protein 15A-like, with product MDDMKANSKLAVPVMLQQVLKRWKKLAIAPGNSSKKFLHKTHGVPKGFLAVRVGEEMKRFVIPTTYLHHHAFRVLLGEAEEEFGFQQEGALRMPCEVAAFERTLEVVQQQKKQRFCWGSPSGC from the coding sequence ATGGATGACATGAAGGCAAATTCCAAGTTAGCAGTGCCAGTGATGCTGCAACAGGTGCTGAAGAGGTGGAAGAAGCTTGCCATTGCACCCGGAAACAGCAGCAAGAAGTTTCTGCACAAGACACATGGTGTTCCCAAGGGATTCCTCGCCGTGCGCGTCGGGGAGGAGATGAAGAGGTTTGTGATCCCGACGACTTACTTGCACCACCACGCCTTCCGAGTTCTTCTcggggaggcggaggaggagttcGGGTTCCAGCAGGAAGGTGCGCTGAGGATGCCCTGCGAGGTTGCCGCGTTCGAGAGGACACTGGAGGTGGTGCAGCAGCAGAAGAAGCAACGCTTCTGCTGGGGTTCCCCCTCTGGATGTTGA